In Malus sylvestris chromosome 15, drMalSylv7.2, whole genome shotgun sequence, a single genomic region encodes these proteins:
- the LOC126603694 gene encoding zinc finger protein CONSTANS-LIKE 4-like, with amino-acid sequence MALKLCDSCKSATGTLFCRADSAFLCVNCDSKIHAANKLASRHARVWLCEVCEQAPAHVTCKADDAALCVTCDRDIHSANPLSRRHERVPVTPFYDSVNSATDSVPAVKSAVNFLDDRYFSDVDGEIEARREEAEAASWLLPNPKAMENPDLNSGQYLFPEMDPYLDLDYGHVDPKLEDAQEQNSCITDGVVPEQSKNMQPQLVNDHSFEIDFSAASKPFVYGYHHAQCLRQSVSSSSMDVSIVPDDNAMTDDSNPYNKSMTSAVESSHPAVQLSSADREARVLRYREKRKNRKFEKTIRYASRKAYAETRPRIKGRFAKRTEVEIEAEPMCRYGIVPSF; translated from the exons ATGGCGTTGAAGCTCTGCGACTCGTGCAAATCGGCAACAGGGACTCTGTTCTGCCGCGCTGACTCCGCCTTCCTCTGCGTCAATTGCGACTCCAAGATCCATGCGGCCAACAAACTCGCCTCCCGCCACGCCCGCGTCTGGCTCTGCGAGGTGTGTGAGCAAGCTCCAGCTCACGTCACATGCAAGGCCGACGACGCCGCCCTCTGCGTCACCTGCGACCGCGACATCCACTCCGCCAACCCTCTTAGCCGACGCCACGAGCGAGTCCCGGTCACGCCCTTCTACGACTCGGTAAACTCGGCCACCGATTCCGTCCCCGCTGTCAAATCCGCTGTTAACTTCCTCGACGACCGTTACTTCTCCGACGTTGACGGAGAGATCGAGGCGAGGAGGGAGGAGGCCGAGGCCGCCTCGTGGCTGCTCCCGAACCCCAAGGCGATGGAGAATCCGGATCTGAACTCGGGGCAGTACTTGTTCCCGGAAATGGATCCGTATCTGGATCTGGACTACGGGCATGTGGATCCGAAGCTTGAAGATGCTCAGGAGCAGAACAGCTGCATCACGGACGGCGTCGTTCCGGAGCAAAGCAAGAACATGCAGCCTCAGCTCGTCAACGACCACAGCTTCGAAATCGACTTCTCCGCCGCCTCCAAGCCCTTCGTCTACGGCTACCACCACGCTCAGTGTCTGAGACAGAGT GTTTCATCGTCCTCGATGGACGTCAGCATCGTGCCAGATGACAACGCGATGACAGACGATTCAAATCCTTACAACAAGTCAATGACCTCCGCCGTGGAGTCATCACATCCGGCGGTCCAGCTCTCCTCCGCAGATCGCGAGGCGAGGGTGCTGAGGTACAGAGAGAAGCGGAAGAACCGAAAGTTCGAGAAGACGATACGGTACGCTTCGAGAAAAGCGTACGCGGAGACCCGCCCGCGAATCAAAGGCAGGTTCGCGAAGCGCACGGAGGTGGAGATCGAAGCGGAGCCGATGTGCCGCTACGGCATCGTTCCGTCGTTTTAG
- the LOC126603700 gene encoding protein BOLA4, chloroplastic/mitochondrial-like, producing the protein MAANSIMVRPFVLSASCAFTRALPSLLSQPRKTLLVFKSQGIRLLHYRAIGNENRSIIRLENGGVRRFSPRASSVGNAGSIDSPLIESMKKKIKEELNAESVSVEDMNGDGRHVVIDVVSSSFEGQSAVNRQRMVYKAIWEELQNTVHAVDQMTTKTPDEVSGKK; encoded by the coding sequence ATGGCCGCCAACTCAATCATGGTGCGTCCGTTTGTGTTATCAGCCTCCTGCGCCTTTACTCGAGCTCTGCCATCCTTACTTTCTCAACCAAGGAAAACACTGTTGGTATTTAAGAGCCAGGGCATCAGATTGTTGCACTATAGAGCAATTGGTAATGAAAACAGGAGCATTATAAGATTGGAAAACGGTGGTGTGAGGAGATTCAGTCCTCGAGCTTCAAGCGTCGGAAATGCTGGCTCCATTGACTCCCCACTAATAGAATCCATGAAGAAAAAGATCAAGGAGGAGCTAAATGCGGAATCCGTTAGTGTAGAAGATATGAACGGGGATGGCCGGCATGTGGTCATTGATGTCGTCTCCTCGTCATTTGAGGGACAGTCGGCTGTAAATAGGCAGAGGATGGTGTACAAAGCCATATGGGAGGAGCTTCAGAACACAGTTCATGCAGTTGATCAGATGACTACCAAAACCCCGGATGAAGTTTCTGGTAAGAAGTGA
- the LOC126603698 gene encoding protein GLUTAMINE DUMPER 1-like yields MRTVIAFSTAIPVTESPLESSLPPTPTPTAMGQQQQQRSPWHSPVPYLVGGLAGMLGLVAFALLILACSYRKLSSRLEDREGGEGDLESGGGGDEKGDGSNKSVKVFEEKILVIMAGNENPTFLATPVSVCSKAASFGVADDYADEQGMSKEVKKEESSEKVKQEMGSHDPEEPENIRNQDDEAETQPRRLQEEQVQHENQRA; encoded by the coding sequence atgagaACCGTAATTGCCTTCTCTACTGCAATTCCGGTAACAGAATCTCCACTGGAATCATCGCTGCCGCCAACTCCAACACCAACAGCCATggggcagcagcagcagcagcgctCGCCGTGGCACTCTCCGGTTCCCTACCTAGTCGGAGGCCTGGCGGGGATGTTGGGTCTGGTTGCTTTTGCTCTGTTGATCCTTGCCTGCTCTTACAGGAAGCTTTCGAGCCGGTTGGAGGATAGAGAGGGAGGCGAGGGAGACTTAGagagcggcggcggcggcgacgAGAAGGGTGACGGGTCGAATAAATCAGTGAAGGTGTTCGAGGAGAAGATTTTGGTTATTATGGCAGGGAATGAGAACCCAACTTTCTTGGCCACGCCGGTTTCCGTGTGCTCGAAAGCGGCTTCTTTCGGCGTCGCTGACGATTATGCCGACGAACAGGGGATGAGCAAAGAAGTAAAAAAGGAGGAGAGCTCCGAGAAAGTGAAACAAGAAATGGGGTCCCATGATCCCGAAGAACCCGAAAATATTCGAAACCAAGACGATGAAGCGGAGACTCAGCCGAGGCGATTACAAGAAGAACAAGTACAACATGAAAACCAGCGAGCTTAA